Genomic window (Streptomyces liliiviolaceus):
GCTGCCGGGGAAGCGACTGGTGTACGTGGCCATCAAGTTCCTCCAGAGTGCGCGCGTCCGGGGGTCACCCAGACCGATCTCAGTGAATTCCGCCCAGTCCTTCGCGATCTCGCCGCCGGTGTCGACGAGTGCCGTCGCCAGTGCGTCCAGTATCGCAGGGAGGGCCGGATCCTTGGCGTGGGTGAGTGCTGAGAAGACGGAGAGGCCGAGGTCCTGCGCCGCCTCGTCCGGGTCGATGATCGCGGGAAGGTTGTCGGGCCCCAGGACCAAGGGGAAGACGGCGATGCTGGTGTGGGTGGACGGGCCGATACGGATGGGCTCGGCCGCCCAGGACGCGGTGGTCTTGTCCTGACAGACGACAAGGAGGACCGGCGGCAGCTCGTACTTGGCGTAGAGGTGCGCCAGGTAGTACGTCCAGCTGTTGAGCTTGTCCGGGTCCCTGCGTCCCTGCATCTCGATGGCGAGCAGGTAACTCCCGCTGTCCGCCGTGTCGACCCGCAACAGGGTGTCCACGCGGCGTTCGAGAGGCCTGATCTCGGTGAGATCGGTGTCCAGGAGCTGGACTTCCGCGGGTTCGGGAAGAGTGATGCCAGCCTTCGGGAGGGCCCGGGCGAACAGCCGGGGATCCTCCCTGAAGATCTGGTGCATCGCCTCATGTGGTGAGCTGACCATGCGACGGAACGTAGTGAGCAGCGTTGCTGCCGGGCGGCCGAATGGCATGCGGTCAGTCGTACGAGTGACTTTTCCTCTGGCCTATGCCGAGGGCGCATATCAGGGCTTCGAGCTGGCGTCGGCCGATGGTGAGGGCGGTCAGGTGACGGGAGGCCGGGCGGGCGGCCCGGTCAGCCCGTCAGGCCCAGTTCTCGGGCGATCAGCATGCGTTGGACCTCGCTCGTGCCCTCGCCGATTTCCAGGATCTTGGAGTCTCGCCACATGCGGGCCACCGGGTACTCGTTCATGAAGCCGTAGCCGCCGTGGATCTGGGTGGCGTCGCGGGCGTTGTCGACGGCGATCGTGGAGGAGTGGAGTTTGGCCAGGGCCGCCTCCTTCTTGAACGGTTCGCCCGCGACCAGGCGGGAGGCCGCGTCGCGCCAGGCCAGGCGGGCCGTGTGGGCCCGCATCTCCATGTCCGCGATCTTGAACTGGATCGCCTGGTTCGCGCCGATCGGGCGGCCGAAGGCGTGCCGTTCCTTCGCGTACTTCACCGACTCGTCCACGCAGCCCTGGGCCAGGCCCGTCGCCAGGGCCGCGATCGCGATGCGGCCCTCGTCCAGGATGCGGAGGAACTGGGCGTAGCCGCGGCCCTCGGCGCCGAGCAGGTTCGCGGCCGGGACGCGGACGTCCGCGAAGGACAGTTCGCGGGTGTCCGAGGCGTTCCAGCCGACCTTGGAGTAGGGGGCCGCCACCGTGAAGCCCGGGGTGCCGGACGGGACGATGATCGAGGAGATCAGGGGCCCGCCGTCCGGCTTGCGGCCCGTGACCGCCGTGACCGTCACCAAGCCCGTGATGTCCGTACCCGAGTTGGTGATGAAGCACTTGGAGCCGTTGATCACCCATTCGTCCGTCGTCTCGTCCAGGCGGGCCGTCGTACGCGTCGCGCCCGCGTCCGAGCCGCCGTCCGGCTCGGTCAGGCCGAACGCGCCGAGCAGTTCGCCCGAGCAGAGGCGGGGCAGCCACTCCGCTTTCTGCTCCGGCGTCCCGAAGAGGTGGATCGGCATCGCGCCCAGCGACACCCCCGCCTCCAGGGTGATCGCCACCGACGAGTCGACGCGCGCCAGTTCTTCGAGGACGATGCCCAGCGCCAGATAGTCGCCGCCCATGCCGCCGTGCTCCTCCGGGAACGGCAGCCCGAACAGGCCCATGCGGCCCATCTCGCGGACGATCTCGTACGGGAACTCATGCCGCTCGTAGAAGTCGCCGATCTTCGGCGCCACGACGTCGTGGGCGAAGTCGGCGACCGTGCGCCGGAGTTCGTCCAGTTCCGGGGAGAGGCGGTGGTCCAGAGGCATGGTGGTCACTCCTTGTGGGAGAGGGCGCGGACGGTGCGGGACGGGCTGGGTCGGCCCAGTTGTTCGGCCATCCACACGCTGGTGGCGGTGAGGAGGCCGAGATCGACCCCGGTGTCGATGCCGAGGCCCGTCAGCATCCATACGAGGTCTTCGGTGGCGAGGTTGCCGGTGGCGCTCTTCGCGTACGGGCAGCCGCCGAGGCCGCCCGCGGACGCGTCCACGGTCGTCACTCCGTGCTGGAGCGCGGCCAGGGTGTTGGCGAGCGCCTGCCCGTACGTGTCGTGGAAGTGCACGGCCAGGGAGGGCGTGGGGATGTTCTCCTCGTTCAGCGCGGTGAGCAGCGCGGTCACGTGGCCCGGGGTCGCCACGCCGATCGTGTCGCCGAGGCTCAACTCGTCGCAGCCCATGTCGCGCAGGGCCCGGCAGACGCGTACGACCTGCGGGAGCGGCACCGGGCCCTCCCACGGGTCGCCGAAGCACATGGAGAGGTAGCCGCGCACGTGGGCGTCCTGCGCCTTGGCCCGGGCGACCACCGGCTCGAACATCGCCAGCGCCTCGTCGACGGTGCGGTTGAGGTTGGCCTTGGCGAAGGACTCCGTGGCGCTGGCGAACACCGCGATCCGGGACGCGCCGAGGGACAGGGCGCGGTCCAGGCCCCGTTCGTTCGGTACGAGGACGGGGAGCGCCGCCGTGCCGTCGGGGGCGCCTAGCTCCCTCACGAGCGGGAACAGCTGCTCCGCGTCCGCCAGTTGGGGCACCCACTTGGGGTGGACGAAGCTCGTCGCCTCGATGGTCGTGAGGCCCGCGGCGGCGAGGCGGTGGATGAACTCCGCCTTGATCTCCGTCGGGACGGTCGCCTTCTCGTTCTGCAGGCCGTCGCGGGCGCCGACCTCGTGGATACGGACCCTGGCGGGGAGGCCTTCGGCCGGTACGGCCATGGGCAGGCCGAGTTCGGGGGTCGTCATGCCTGTTCCTCCAGCGGTGCCGTCGGTTCCTGGGGCGCGATCACGGCCAGGACCTGGTCCATGGCGACCGTCGTGCCCGGGGTGACGTCCAGCTCGGTGACGGTGCCGGCGTGCGGGGCGGAGATGACGTGCTCCATCTTCATCGCCTCCACGACCAGCAGGCTCTGACCGGCGCTCACCTCGTCCCCGG
Coding sequences:
- a CDS encoding acyl-CoA dehydrogenase family protein; translated protein: MDHRLSPELDELRRTVADFAHDVVAPKIGDFYERHEFPYEIVREMGRMGLFGLPFPEEHGGMGGDYLALGIVLEELARVDSSVAITLEAGVSLGAMPIHLFGTPEQKAEWLPRLCSGELLGAFGLTEPDGGSDAGATRTTARLDETTDEWVINGSKCFITNSGTDITGLVTVTAVTGRKPDGGPLISSIIVPSGTPGFTVAAPYSKVGWNASDTRELSFADVRVPAANLLGAEGRGYAQFLRILDEGRIAIAALATGLAQGCVDESVKYAKERHAFGRPIGANQAIQFKIADMEMRAHTARLAWRDAASRLVAGEPFKKEAALAKLHSSTIAVDNARDATQIHGGYGFMNEYPVARMWRDSKILEIGEGTSEVQRMLIARELGLTG
- a CDS encoding hydroxymethylglutaryl-CoA lyase, producing MTTPELGLPMAVPAEGLPARVRIHEVGARDGLQNEKATVPTEIKAEFIHRLAAAGLTTIEATSFVHPKWVPQLADAEQLFPLVRELGAPDGTAALPVLVPNERGLDRALSLGASRIAVFASATESFAKANLNRTVDEALAMFEPVVARAKAQDAHVRGYLSMCFGDPWEGPVPLPQVVRVCRALRDMGCDELSLGDTIGVATPGHVTALLTALNEENIPTPSLAVHFHDTYGQALANTLAALQHGVTTVDASAGGLGGCPYAKSATGNLATEDLVWMLTGLGIDTGVDLGLLTATSVWMAEQLGRPSPSRTVRALSHKE